TTTAGCAATCTTAGAGATCAGGGACTCTATGTCTTTAACCGTGACCTGCCTTATTTTTGACTTTTGGTTTCTCAGCTTGACTTCCGCGCCAGCCTCATCGATGATGTCTATAGCCTTATCCGGCAATCGTCTATCGTTTAAATACTTGGATGATAACTCGACTGCTGCCTTAAGCGCAGAATTCGAGTAGCTCACGTTGTGGAAACTCTCATAGTAATTCCTTAAGCCTAATAAAATTTTGAGAGTTTCTTCTTGGCTTGGTTCAAAGACGTCAATTTTCTGGAATCTCCTGGCCAGTGCGTGGTCTTTTTCAAAGACGCTTCTATAGTCTTTTAATGTGGTTGTGCCTATACATCTTATCTCGCCGTTTGCCAGGGCGGGTTTCAACATATTTGAAGCATCCAATGTGCCGCTTGAAACGGCTCCTGCCCCTATAACGGTCTGGATCTCGTCTATGAATAGTACCTTATTTTTGTCACCTTTGACCGCATCGATAATCGCCTTTAGCCGTTCTTCAAAGTCTCCCCTATAACGTGTTCCAGCGGTCAGGGACCCCATGTCTAATGCATAGATGTTTAAATCTTTTAAAGCCGGAGGGACTCTGTTTTCGACAATATAAAGCGCCAGTCCCTCGGCTATAGCGGTCTTACCGACTCCGGCATCACCCACAAATATGGGGTTGTTTTTTCTTCTTCTGGCCAGTATATGAATTGTTCGTTCAATCTCTGTTTCACGACCTATTAATGGGTCGATTTTCCCATCTTTTGCTTTTTGGACCAGATTTGTGCAAAATCTCTTCAAAGGGTCTTTTGGTTTAGAATCCTTAATTTTTTCGTTGTCAGTAATAGGGGCTCCAGAGCTTTCATCTCTTAGATTCTCGGAGTCTCCATGAGATATGTATCGAACTACGTCGAAACGCGTGACGCCCTGCTGATTTAGAAAATAGACGGCATGAGATTCTTTTTCCCTGAACAATGCCACCAAAACATTGCTGCTGTCGAGCTCTTCTTGACCTGCCGATTGAACATGCATGGCTGCCAATTGTAATGTTAGCTGGCTTCCCAATGAGTATTGGGGATCGAGTATTTCTTCTCCTTTGATTGAAGCCATTTTCTCGTCCATAAATTTTTCTAATGACTTCTTAAGCTCTTCCACATCAACTCCGCACCCGATTAGAATCCTTAATGCATGAGTGTCCTCTGTTAATGCTAGGAGTATATGTTCTAGGGTTATAAACTCATGTCTTCTATTCCTTGCTTCCCTATATGCCCTGTTTAGGGTCTTATCGAGTTCTTCAGATATGATCATTCGTCTTCTCCGCCTTCTTCGACTTCCATGTCACACTTTAATGGATGCTGGTGTTGTTTCGCTAAATTGTCTACCTGCATCACCTTTGTTCTTGCGATGTCATAAGTATATACGCCAATAATACTTTTACCTTTTGTGTGAGCGTCAAGCATTATTCGTGTGCCCTCTTCTTCACTCTTATAGAAAACCTTTACCAATACCCATACTACAAATTCTCTGGGTGTGTAATCATCATTCAATAGTACAATCCTGTACATATCGGGTCTTTTTAATTGAGTAGTTTCTTCGGTGAGGAGCTCTCCCTCAAGATCGTCAATATTTATTCTCTCATCAGACATAATCTGGTCCCTAGATTTAATTATTATTTTTTATATTTGTTCATGCAAGTATTTTAAAGGTGAAATCCTGTTGTAATCGTTTATTAATCTTGTAGTGTAATTTCGCTCATTAATTAGATATTTTTTTATAGCTTCATTAGCCTCACGATTTATGATGAAATGAGAACTGTAAGTCGGCACAGCAACAAAGCCCCTCAGAAACTTATGCTCACCCTGTGCACCGGCTTCAAATATTTCAATTTTATTTGCTATTGAGTAGTCTATCAACTTATAGTAGCAGCATTCGAAATGGAGATTTTTGAAATCCCTAATGGATCCCCAGTAACGCCCGAAGAGTGTTTTGTTTTTAACAACGTTAAAGGTACCGCCAACAAATTTGTCTTCATCCTTCGCTAAAACCAGAACCAATCTATGCCTGAAGTTTTCAAACATCAAATTGAAAAATTGCCTGTTTAGATAAGGCCTTCCCCATTTTCTAGATGTTGTATGCAAATAAAATTCCCATATTGCATCCATGTGCTGTCTTTTAATGTCCTCTTTTTCGATAATTGATATATTTAAACCAAGTTCTCGAAGCTGCCTTCTTTCCTTTCGAATCTGTTTTTTCCTGTTTGAGCGCATATCGTCTAGGAAGTCGTCAAAACACTCGTATTCTCTATTTTTCCAATGATATTGATGGGTTTTCCTAGTCAAAAAACCGAGCTTCTCTAGAAACCTTTGTTCCTTCTCGGTCAAGAAAAGAAAATGAATAGACGAGATATGCTCTTTTTTACAGAATTCAATTAGGCAATTAACCATCACGAGAACTATTTCCTCAAACGAGTAGTCTGGATCTACCAGAATGCGCGTTCCATTAGCGGGAGTAAATGGTATTGCCACTACCACCTTGGGGAAATATTGCAGGCCTGCATTCTCAAAAGCCTGTGCCCATTCCCAATCAAAGATGTATTCACCGTAGGAATCAAACCTTACATAGAACGTCAAGGCACCTATAATTTTTTTGTCATCGGATAATACGATATGTCTTGGTATCCAGCTCGTATCGTTGCCAACACAACCGGAAATTTCGAGGGCTTCAAGAAATTCATATTCGAGAAAGGGATTTTCGCGATCTGTGATACGATTGTATTGATTTTTATCGATGTGCTTGATTGAGTCGTATACCGTTAGATTAAAATGACTACTCTTTTTATTTTCTTTGGGATTGTGCGGAAAGGTTTTGTTTACGTTTTGCATCACTGAATATGAGGAAATTAATTGTTAGCAGAAGAAGTCATTACCATCGAACCTATTACTGCATTAATTTATATCCTTTAATAATTTAACCTAAAAATTGATCAGTTTTAAACCTTATCAATAAATCCTCATACCCCTCTTTTCTCCCCCCAAATGATCTTATGGAGTTGTGGTAGGACTCTTATATCTTCAAGTTTGTCCTGGATTATCTTTTCTGTAAGCCACTTAAGGTTTGTGCCATGGACAGGTTGAAAAATGATGCTGGCTTCGATCTTATAGCTTTTTAGAATAGATTTGGCATATTCGTAATCGACTCCGTCTTTGATGACGAATTTTAGCTGATCCTTTGGGCGTAGCTTCTCGAAGAGCCTAAAATTCATCCTATCTTCCATTTTCGAGCTTGGGCACTTGCAATCCATACTGATGACGCAATTATCGGTCCAAAAAATGGGTGGGGGATCCTTATGACCACTTGTCTCCAGTAAG
This genomic window from Thermodesulfobacteriota bacterium contains:
- the clpA gene encoding ATP-dependent Clp protease ATP-binding subunit ClpA, translated to MIISEELDKTLNRAYREARNRRHEFITLEHILLALTEDTHALRILIGCGVDVEELKKSLEKFMDEKMASIKGEEILDPQYSLGSQLTLQLAAMHVQSAGQEELDSSNVLVALFREKESHAVYFLNQQGVTRFDVVRYISHGDSENLRDESSGAPITDNEKIKDSKPKDPLKRFCTNLVQKAKDGKIDPLIGRETEIERTIHILARRRKNNPIFVGDAGVGKTAIAEGLALYIVENRVPPALKDLNIYALDMGSLTAGTRYRGDFEERLKAIIDAVKGDKNKVLFIDEIQTVIGAGAVSSGTLDASNMLKPALANGEIRCIGTTTLKDYRSVFEKDHALARRFQKIDVFEPSQEETLKILLGLRNYYESFHNVSYSNSALKAAVELSSKYLNDRRLPDKAIDIIDEAGAEVKLRNQKSKIRQVTVKDIESLISKIAKIPSRTVRVDDRQRLITLSDDLKKVIFGQDSAIEKLVTSIQMSRAGLNEPQRPVGSFMFAGPTGVGKTELAKQLASLLGVEFMRFDMSEYMEKHTVSRLIGSPPGYVGFDQGGQLTEAVNQHPHAVLLLDEIEKAHEDIYNILLQVMDHATLTDSNGRKVDFRQIILILTTNTGSRESSIRTMGFGKHEYEDKSAEAIDRYFSPEFRNRLNAIVHFNSLDMEVVKRIVDKIIGQLADRLKPKKVSIELEKDARTYLAEKGYDSRLGARPIQRLVDTEITERLSKEILFGKLATGGNARIKSKGNKLSIEIDSNN
- the clpS gene encoding ATP-dependent Clp protease adapter ClpS, whose amino-acid sequence is MSDERINIDDLEGELLTEETTQLKRPDMYRIVLLNDDYTPREFVVWVLVKVFYKSEEEGTRIMLDAHTKGKSIIGVYTYDIARTKVMQVDNLAKQHQHPLKCDMEVEEGGEDE
- a CDS encoding GNAT family N-acetyltransferase; its protein translation is MQNVNKTFPHNPKENKKSSHFNLTVYDSIKHIDKNQYNRITDRENPFLEYEFLEALEISGCVGNDTSWIPRHIVLSDDKKIIGALTFYVRFDSYGEYIFDWEWAQAFENAGLQYFPKVVVAIPFTPANGTRILVDPDYSFEEIVLVMVNCLIEFCKKEHISSIHFLFLTEKEQRFLEKLGFLTRKTHQYHWKNREYECFDDFLDDMRSNRKKQIRKERRQLRELGLNISIIEKEDIKRQHMDAIWEFYLHTTSRKWGRPYLNRQFFNLMFENFRHRLVLVLAKDEDKFVGGTFNVVKNKTLFGRYWGSIRDFKNLHFECCYYKLIDYSIANKIEIFEAGAQGEHKFLRGFVAVPTYSSHFIINREANEAIKKYLINERNYTTRLINDYNRISPLKYLHEQI
- a CDS encoding radical SAM protein, whose amino-acid sequence is MKISEIFFSIQGEGIEIGLPTVFVRLFACDLRCEWCDSMYAVEGRDFKQMAIEDVRNTIETFKCKRICITGGEPLLQRTELEELADDLVRDEYNILLETSGHKDPPPIFWTDNCVISMDCKCPSSKMEDRMNFRLFEKLRPKDQLKFVIKDGVDYEYAKSILKSYKIEASIIFQPVHGTNLKWLTEKIIQDKLEDIRVLPQLHKIIWGEKRGV